The nucleotide window tctcttttcttttctctcgcacacactttacaatattctctcactctaatcccttgagtggtatacaatttattgttttgctcccttTTTTCAAACTTAGCACGATAGCCCCTTTATATTGACATAATAAGGGTCTTCTTCAATAAGGGttattaatcctaattggaatctagttatgaatcctactccaattgagaaactaactcCAACTGGGtaaacaactccaattgggaaaacaatttaatcctctaagacTATAATTCCTTATAGACTTAGGACAACTTATCATGGGCTGGAAAAACCTAACAGTAAGCAAGATCATATCGTTAGTATTTCACCTCATGGTCAATGTTCAGACAATCTAGAATGTTATGTGGTTAGACAACCATCAAAACCACAGAGTCGGAAAAAAAAGCACCTGATCAATGTTCCAAACACAGAACTTGACTATATAATATAGTAGAATGACTGGGAGGAGAAAATTGCCCCAAAGAAATGActatctctgtgtgtgtgttgcgtgtgttgtgtgtgtgaatAATCAAACTTAGAAAAAACCAGTTCACCAGTACAAATTtgggtgtgtgttgtgtgtgtgtgtgtgtgtgtgtgtgtgtgtgtgtgtttatcaGTCTATTGATATTGGTgaataaaaaaacttaaagaAAAACAGTACATCAAGAAAAATTTCAAAACCATGGGATTTCATGCTGAAGACAAGAAAAGAGTACTATATGTAAGAAATGAGACAAACATATGCACACTGGAACCAGTTACATCAAATTTGGAGGATATTAGTACAAAAAAGATAAGCTACAAGATAAATGTGGTTTCATTCAAACATCAATAAATGCCAAATTAACATCAATTGGTGATGAAGAACTAACAAAGCCCACCTTTACTTCCTCTATAGCCACTGTACTTGGTACACGACGGTGTTCCTTCCGCCGAGGGGGTCCTTGATCCTCAATGTCCTCCATTCTAACACCAGGGTCTGCTGTAAGCACCACCCTTACCCACTCCAAATCACTCCCTTGTGCACAAGTCGCAGCCTCTCCACGTTGATAACTCCTTGATATAGTCTCTGCTTTTACTGTATGACTATGCAATTTATTCTCCACAGATATTTTTACAGTAACAAATTTCACTTTCGCCTCGGACGTATATGACATCGCCTGGTCAATTGCTTGAGCTGTAGAACTCGACATCCTATCATTACTATTGCGATAGACCTCCTGAACAGTCCACAAAGGATATGCCCACGGAGGCGGTCTTGGCAGAAGTGCATCCCCATTTGCTAAAGGAATTCCTCCTCGAGAAAGCTTTTGAGAACCAGATGCATCCTTTGCACTGCTTAAacagttttcacaaaataaagcaaaagaAATAGAATCTATTTCAGCTTCAAACAATTACCAGGGAATTTTGATTATCAAACAAGGAAACTTTGGGGGGGGGTGGTTGGTTATTTAGACCATAGTGAACTGTAAGCATACCCAGGAATTTCACTTTTCAGGACTTCAACACAGATGAGATACGGTGCCTTTTCCCTAGAATTCAAAAGAACAGCTTCATCTTCCGGTATATAAACCACGCGATACATCCCCTTACCCATTGGAAAGCAAACTCCTAATATTATCATCAGCAATATTCAATTAAGAGTATGGAGATAACTGTCAATACAGATGCCCCAAAAGCATTAGACTGTAGAATTTCGCTTAACTAAAAGGGTAAAGCAATATTCAGAATAGTAGGAATTCCGTCCAATTTCTACGTCTTAGTTTCATTGGATTCCTTTTCAAATAACATTATACCTAGATTCTCATGGAATCAAGACTTTCacattaaaataaaagataatgCACAAGGCAGACCACATGAATGCGCACACAGTAGTAAAACTTCCCATGAACATAATTTTGGGAGGGAAAAagtgaaacaaaagaaaacaagatCAATTTATGCTACATGATTCTCAGACAAAACAAATCTCAAATCTACGAAAATGATCCCTTCCAAGTATGGCATTCTGCAACATTTCCAATAtctttgaaataatattttttggAACTAATATTATGATATGTATACATATTCCATACTGATCAGAAATCGAAtttatggaatttaaaaaaacatTTCCGCAATCTTTTCAATTTCCAAAACATACTTTGGTAAACTTAACACAAAGGGCCCAGAAATGTTGACTAAGAATTACCTCCactagttttccaaaaaaaaaaaaaaaaaagaattaccTCCACTACTTTGAGCCTCAGCAATGTGCAAATTGATCTCTGCAAGTGACTAGATATGCAAGAATAACAAACACATGTCAGacaaaagattaaaaataataaaacatgcACGTTTATTTGTGATATGAAATAAAAAGTTAAGACCCTTTGTATTAGGTTCATTAGGTTCCTTGTAACAGTTAGTATGGAGCTAACTATTAATACAATGAATATGGAATTGCTAGAGATATTGGATGGACTTGATATTTTGCACATATGGTAAGCATGATTTGAGCATTAATATAATCAACGGAAGGATTGatggaaaataaaaagttaaaagatagtaaatagttttgcatgtgtCAATCAGCCATGCCTCTATATGCTGTGTGTGCAGGGTAAATGTATATGATAAGCCAGATGACCATCAACCTCACGAAGAGCACTCTTGCGATCCTCAATTGGAAATATATCCACTAAGCCATAAGATGTCTCACATAGTGACTGCACAAAGTCCAGCGACACATGATAAGCCCCTTTACGGTATTGGGATGCTGTAGCATTTGGAAGTGGGGGTTTAGCACTTGACTTTTCATTTTGTTGCTTTGGAGAACCAGGGCGTTTCTGTCAAAACATAATAACAGTGAATAAATATGAGTCATCAAATAAGGTATGCATCTCTTTGAAATGAACTTTAACCACAGTGAATACAATAGAAGGTAACTGTATTGCCTATAATTCCCTCATCTTGCAAATGAGTGTAGTCTAAGAGGCCAGGAGCTCAAACCGTGCCATGATACGTTGGCAAGATTAGAGGTATTATTATGTCAATGCATCACTTAATATCACAacacaaaatataaaacaaacatAAGGTAGAATTAACCGCTCTTCTGCTACTGAAGTTGGGGAAATCAACTTCTCTTTCAACCAGTCAAACTAGGGGAAAATCTGCAATATAACCCTACCCAGTCAAAGTTCAAATTTGAACACCTCTACCGTTCGTACATTATGTTCGATAATAcatgttttgaaattttaactTAAAATGGAGATCGGATGACCAGTTTAAGttaatttcacaaaaaatggTATAACGAGGttcatataaaaatatttatatatgttattACGAggtttatataaaataaaattaaaaaaaaaattaagctttttaaaaactaaaactaaacatAAGAATAAACACTGAAATCTTTATGCATTTGcacatatgtatatatcaaaactacactacaacaacaacaacaacaacaaagccttttcccactaagtggggtcggctatatgaatcctagaacgccattgcgctcggttttgtgtcatgtcctccgttagatccaagtaatcaagtcttttcttagggtctcttccaaagttttcctaggtcttcctctaccccttcggccctgaacttctgtcccgtagtcacattttcgaaccggagcgtcagtaggccttctttgcacatgtccaaaccaccggaaccgattttctctcatatttccttcaattttggctactcctactttaccttgtatatcctcattcccaatcttatcctttctcgtgtgcccatacatcccacgaagcatcctcatctccgctacacccattttgtgtacgtgttgatgcttcaccgcccaacattttgtgccatacaacatcgttggccttattgccgtcctataaaattttcccttgagcttcagtggcctacgacaatcacacaacacgccggatacactcttacacttcatccatccagcttgtattctatggttgagatctccatctaattctccgttctcttgcaagatagatcctaggtagcgaaaacggtcactttttgtgatcttcgctagattgctccggtcattagtgtggataagtatataaatggatagagataggaaagcaaacacaagatgtacgtggttcacccagattggctacgtccacggaatagaggagttctcattaattgtgaagggtttagtgtcaaggtcttgtccacgatgatgccaacaccgtttctcgttctatttgtgcccgaataccatagtttaaaccctgagttttctagatcctttgccttacgcccaacccacttagtttcttgtaggcacataatatttatacttctcctcaccataacttctactacttccatagattttcccgtcaaggttcctatattccacgttcctaaacgcattttgctctcttaaactctacccttctgtcctagcttcttcaccattccccgtctaataggatcaaagtacttcttttgtatgtcccgtgtaaagttgataggagcatatgctcccaaacaactttgagtggagtcgttcgaaaagaagtttctatagcccccttgctcatttaacactgcatccgggtgccgatggagatacagcgacccttgctcacttatcactgtgctcgggccacacagcgcgccacttacgggtgacgccctagctttagcatgatttcgttctggattcattttcataaggattcgacgtgatcatggagtgccggctgtcaactacctgacgccctccccctcctcctttatccgggcttgggaccggcaatgtaagataaaacTACACTACAGATGAATGTAAATATCAAATCCACAAAATCAGTGTTTCCTAACTTCATCACCAAACATGTTCAGTATTCCATGCCATCCCAGCCTGATTATTTACTGATTAACTCCCCAATAAACAAAGAAACCAATTATCGACTAGCACAAATACCCATAACGTCGGCAACTGCAACCTATACACGAGATCAGAGAGCTCAGTGGCCATCTAGAACTATATTTCCAGTGGCAATGCCTATATGACCAAAAGTAACGTTCTAATGTTTCTAACTTTCAAGAAAAACTAATTACTAAAACGTAAAAATCACAAACTAGATCATATTGGATTACATACACCGACCCCAAGCCAACAAGGCTCCTCACTTTGTGAGGGCCCGCGGGGGGAATGTCTATCGTACACAGCCTTACCCTTGCTTTTTTTGCAAAGAGGCTGTTTCAACAACTCAAACCCGTGACCTTTCAGTCACAAAGGAGCAACCTTTCCGTTGAGCCAAGGCTCGCCCTCACTGGATATGTTCACCattgaaagaaaaatttgtaaTGTAATTCAAGAATTTGACAGTTGAGGGAATTTCACACAAAGCAGCTTAAGCATTTTCAAGAGCTAATTATTACATATTTCAGCTCATAACACCGAATCTAAAAAAACTGAAGGAAAAagttatttaattaaaacaaatttaatGTATAGAAGACAATGATCCTTTACAATTAGTGGGAGTAGTGGCTACCAGGCTCTTGTTCTTTCTGTACTTTTCTCTTTATTAGTGGTCTTCCTGACCACTTTGTTTGGCCTTTGTTTCATTGTCTTTCTTTCAATAAAATAGCCTCCttctcaaaaacaaaagaaaaaaaaaatgaaaaaaaagcaCAAACTGCAAAGCCATACTACCACTAACAGCAAAGCAACAATAGATAAGTAGATACGGGCTTACCTCTTTGTGTTTTCTTGAACCAAATAGCTCTGAGTCTTCAACTGAACGGTCACGGTCTCTAAACAATTTGCGAAAAAAGTTCTCAGTCCCCGGACTACTCTCTAGCAAGCCCCCGGTACTGCTGTTTTCATTTGCAACGGTACTTTTTGCATCTTCAGGGTGCACACGGAACAATCTTCGAAACAATGGGAAGTCAGAAGGCTCTTCTTCGTCTCCATTGGCACTCCCCTCCTCGATTTTATCATTCCCATCTTTCTTGTCATCAAACTTATCTCTGAAAATTTTTCGGAAGAACCCCTCTttttcatcatcttcagcagatttcaaatctttttcttCAGAGTATGgtgcatcatcatcttcattcTTATCAATCCGGTCCTTTTTGTCCTCAAACTTCTCTTTGAAAAACTTCCGAAAGaacccttctttttcttcatctttcacTGATTTAGAGATTGATTTATCGTCAGAATCACTTTTACTATCACGAAACAATCTCTTAAAAAAACCCTCTGAGCTCGATGTCAATTCCTCATCGTCGCCTTTACTATCCCTTAATAGCCTCTTAAAGAAGCCATCCTTCTCTGCATCATCATCATCCTTCTCTGAGGACTTTCTAAAAAGCAATGAATCTCTAATTTTAGAACCTGTCTCATCATCACCTCTACTGTCTCTTAAAAGCCTCTTAAAGAATCCATCTTTTTCAGAGTCATCGTCACCTTTCTCCATTGACTTCCTAAAGAGCAATGCATCCCGAACCTTCGGCCCTggtatgaattttttaaaaattttgttctcatcgGGAGAGAACTGACCACCATCCTCTTGCAAATTGTTTACCGATGAAGGCGAGAAAGAAAACGACCTCTGGGCAGGTGGTGAAGACGTTAGTGACAACAATTTCTGTTTTGATGACAATATTCTATTCAATACCTGGTTCTTGCTCCCAGGGCTAGCTGACTCATTTTGAGGACGTACCAAAGGCGGCCACTCACCCATCAAAGTGGCCGCAATTTGACACTTCTCCTGAATTCTACTAATTCCTTCATTATCATCTGAGTCTTCAAGCTCCGCCAATAAAAACCAATGCACCTTCTGAGCTATCTTAAGCGACTTAGAGCACATATCAATAACAAACTTATCCAAAGACGGGCTTGGCTTGTGCACTGACATGTAACATATCTGAAACAAGTAGCTCTCAATTCCCGATAAGGGAAGAGTGTACATTCGATTACAGAGGTAGTCGCGCACCCCTGCATGGTCATGCTTGTACAGGTAGCTAACAGCTATCCACTCACAGAAAAATGCTGAGTCAAAGAACCGTATGAGCCACCCATTCTCACTGGTGTCACTCGACAGGTTCGTCCGAGAGGTGATCTCTCGGGGCGACTCTCCCTGAACTTTTGAGGACCCAAGGCGGAATTTTAAAATGGTGCCATCCATTCacattcactttttttttaagaaaaagaaatatggtAATTACCTACAAAAATTCATACAAAAACAGCCTCaaactatatatatttgaaaaaagTAAATAGGAAAGAATATTAAGTTCAAATTATCAAACTAATAAACCTTACATAGTACACCTGCTACATCACaagtataaattacaatataaTTCCATTCCAATTAACCATCAAATTTGTACTGTATCGAACTCGTAAATAAGAAATGAAACAGGTATTGCATATTCGAATTCGATTAGCTACTGCATAAAACAGTAAATTGTTTAGCATTGAATTGAGCAGCACTATGAAACTATTCGATAATTTGCAGTACTGGGTTTAAGTGAAAATCCTACACACTAACCTAATGTGTTTTGATAACAAGATCAATTCTTTGGCATTCATTTGCCCTACAGGGAACCCTATAATACTACAATAGTCAAATTCTCCAACCCAATCAGTAAATTCTACGATCTAACCTTCAACATATCAGCGATTCGAGACGGGTTACGATTATCGAATAGGTGAAACAATGCATACCCAAAAAgcaacagaagaagaagaagaagaatctgAGCAAATTTTACCTTTCAATCAGAAGCCCAAAACTGCTATATTTCCTCAGAAATTTCCGCAGCGGGAAGTCGAAGAGGTGAGAGTAAGGGAGTGGAAATTGAatcagaagaagaaaaggggAGTCTTGATTGCTTGATTGCTCCGGAAAATCAAaattgatgaacgatgaacctCAATGGACTCGAGAGAGAACCCGCGAGACGAGAGAACGTCACAAATGTTGggggtttcttttttttattttttttatttgtttatctatagtaattaataaaacagGACAATCAAAATT belongs to Malus sylvestris chromosome 17, drMalSylv7.2, whole genome shotgun sequence and includes:
- the LOC126611469 gene encoding phosphatidylinositol 4-kinase beta 1-like isoform X1; this translates as MDGTILKFRLGSSKVQGESPREITSRTNLSSDTSENGWLIRFFDSAFFCEWIAVSYLYKHDHAGVRDYLCNRMYTLPLSGIESYLFQICYMSVHKPSPSLDKFVIDMCSKSLKIAQKVHWFLLAELEDSDDNEGISRIQEKCQIAATLMGEWPPLVRPQNESASPGSKNQVLNRILSSKQKLLSLTSSPPAQRSFSFSPSSVNNLQEDGGQFSPDENKIFKKFIPGPKVRDALLFRKSMEKGDDDSEKDGFFKRLLRDSRGDDETGSKIRDSLLFRKSSEKDDDDAEKDGFFKRLLRDSKGDDEELTSSSEGFFKRLFRDSKSDSDDKSISKSVKDEEKEGFFRKFFKEKFEDKKDRIDKNEDDDAPYSEEKDLKSAEDDEKEGFFRKIFRDKFDDKKDGNDKIEEGSANGDEEEPSDFPLFRRLFRVHPEDAKSTVANENSSTGGLLESSPGTENFFRKLFRDRDRSVEDSELFGSRKHKEKRPGSPKQQNEKSSAKPPLPNATASQYRKGAYHVSLDFVQSLCETSYGLVDIFPIEDRKSALRESLAEINLHIAEAQSSGGVCFPMGKGMYRVVYIPEDEAVLLNSREKAPYLICVEVLKSEIPGSAKDASGSQKLSRGGIPLANGDALLPRPPPWAYPLWTVQEVYRNSNDRMSSSTAQAIDQAMSYTSEAKVKFVTVKISVENKLHSHTVKAETISRSYQRGEAATCAQGSDLEWVRVVLTADPGVRMEDIEDQGPPRRKEHRRVPSTVAIEEVKAAAAKGEAPPGLPLKGAGQDSSDAQPMANGGIPKASNALSGELWEVKKERIRKASVHGKLPGWDLCSVIVKSGDDCRQEHLAVQLISHFYDIFQEAGLPLWLRPYEVLVTSSYTALIETIPDTASIHSIKSRYPNITSLRDFFAAKYQENSPSFKLAQRNFVESMAGYSLVCYLLQIKDRHNGNLLMDEEGHIIHIDFGFMLSNSPGGVNFESAPFKLTRELLEVMDSDAEGVPSEFFDYFKVLCIQGFLTCRKHAERIILLVEMLQDSGFPCFKGGTRTIQNLRKRFHLNLTEEQCVSLVLSLISSSLDAWRTRQYDYYQRVLNGIL
- the LOC126611469 gene encoding phosphatidylinositol 4-kinase beta 1-like isoform X2, with product MDGTILKFRLGSSKVQGESPREITSRTNLSSDTSENGWLIRFFDSAFFCEWIAVSYLYKHDHAGVRDYLCNRMYTLPLSGIESYLFQICYMSVHKPSPSLDKFVIDMCSKSLKIAQKVHWFLLAELEDSDDNEGISRIQEKCQIAATLMGEWPPLVRPQNESASPGSKNQVLNRILSSKQKLLSLTSSPPAQRSFSFSPSSVNNLQEDGGQFSPDENKIFKKFIPGPKVRDALLFRKSMEKGDDDSEKDGFFKRLLRDSRGDDETGSKIRDSLLFRKSSEKDDDDAEKDGFFKRLLRDSKGDDEELTSSSEGFFKRLFRDSKSDSDDKSISKSVKDEEKEGFFRKFFKEKFEDKKDRIDKNEDDDAPYSEEKDLKSAEDDEKEGFFRKIFRDKFDDKKDGNDKIEEGSANGDEEEPSDFPLFRRLFRVHPEDAKSTVANENSSTGGLLESSPGTENFFRKLFRDRDRSVEDSELFGSRKHKEKRPGSPKQQNEKSSAKPPLPNATASQYRKGAYHVSLDFVQSLCETSYGLVDIFPIEDRKSALRESLAEINLHIAEAQSSGGVCFPMGKGMYRVVYIPEDEAVLLNSREKAPYLICVEVLKSEIPGAKDASGSQKLSRGGIPLANGDALLPRPPPWAYPLWTVQEVYRNSNDRMSSSTAQAIDQAMSYTSEAKVKFVTVKISVENKLHSHTVKAETISRSYQRGEAATCAQGSDLEWVRVVLTADPGVRMEDIEDQGPPRRKEHRRVPSTVAIEEVKAAAAKGEAPPGLPLKGAGQDSSDAQPMANGGIPKASNALSGELWEVKKERIRKASVHGKLPGWDLCSVIVKSGDDCRQEHLAVQLISHFYDIFQEAGLPLWLRPYEVLVTSSYTALIETIPDTASIHSIKSRYPNITSLRDFFAAKYQENSPSFKLAQRNFVESMAGYSLVCYLLQIKDRHNGNLLMDEEGHIIHIDFGFMLSNSPGGVNFESAPFKLTRELLEVMDSDAEGVPSEFFDYFKVLCIQGFLTCRKHAERIILLVEMLQDSGFPCFKGGTRTIQNLRKRFHLNLTEEQCVSLVLSLISSSLDAWRTRQYDYYQRVLNGIL